A stretch of the Desulfobacter sp. genome encodes the following:
- a CDS encoding carbohydrate kinase yields the protein MTRPIHVVTYDIGTTGAKTCLFRLDKELTLDGGSEQRVDDWWQAMCEGTCAVLSRAGSAGIQVEAISFCCQMQALILVDENGKAVRNPMGYMDTRATPLFEQKFASGFPRIENLNARKLLTALYISGGAAATAKDPLWKYHWVRENEPQVFARAYKWLDVRDYLALRCTGNFAMTRDSAHLTFLYNTRPGHEGWSRQLCRIFEVDMDHLPRVETAVDRAGKLTQKAARALGLAQGIPVFAGGGDITLIPLGSGCMDLYDTHAYVGTSGWVVSNVDKRMVDVKNFIASISGAMPGQYNYVAEQETSGLCLQWVRDHLALDEIGVYMNGAEKRLDPLESNRLYELMNQTIDRVDPGSGGVIFTPWLHGNRSPREDAHARGMFFNIGLNTGKKAMIRAVVEGIAFHKRWMLEAIERKVPPQNTLRLVGGGARSKMLCQIMADVTKHQIKVPEDPQNAGAAGAAIVCAMGLNAIGSVDQAKQLIRIQSSHLPNPSASKVYDHMFPVFKKLYQKNKSLFRTLNA from the coding sequence ATGACCCGCCCCATCCATGTCGTGACCTATGATATTGGAACCACAGGTGCTAAAACCTGCCTTTTTCGCCTGGATAAAGAGTTGACCCTGGACGGGGGCTCTGAACAGCGGGTAGATGATTGGTGGCAGGCCATGTGTGAGGGGACCTGCGCTGTTTTGTCCCGGGCCGGGTCTGCCGGCATTCAGGTGGAGGCCATTTCATTTTGCTGCCAGATGCAGGCCCTGATTTTAGTGGATGAAAACGGCAAGGCCGTGCGTAACCCCATGGGATATATGGATACAAGGGCAACCCCCCTGTTTGAACAAAAATTTGCCTCAGGGTTTCCCAGAATTGAAAATCTAAATGCCCGCAAGCTGTTAACTGCGCTTTATATATCAGGCGGGGCTGCTGCCACGGCAAAGGATCCTTTGTGGAAATATCACTGGGTCAGGGAGAATGAACCCCAGGTCTTTGCCCGAGCGTATAAATGGCTGGATGTCAGGGATTACCTGGCCCTGAGGTGTACAGGCAATTTTGCCATGACCCGGGATTCAGCCCATTTGACGTTTTTGTACAATACCCGGCCCGGACATGAAGGCTGGTCCAGGCAATTGTGCCGGATTTTTGAGGTGGACATGGACCATCTGCCCCGGGTCGAAACAGCAGTGGACAGGGCCGGCAAGCTGACCCAAAAGGCGGCCCGGGCCCTTGGCCTTGCCCAGGGAATCCCTGTTTTTGCAGGCGGCGGGGATATCACCCTGATTCCCCTGGGCTCAGGATGCATGGATCTTTATGACACCCATGCCTATGTTGGCACTTCGGGCTGGGTGGTCTCCAATGTGGACAAACGCATGGTGGATGTTAAAAATTTTATTGCCTCCATTTCAGGGGCCATGCCGGGTCAGTATAATTATGTAGCTGAACAGGAAACCTCAGGCCTATGCCTTCAGTGGGTCAGGGACCATTTGGCGCTGGACGAGATCGGCGTTTATATGAACGGGGCTGAAAAGCGCCTGGATCCCCTTGAAAGCAACCGCTTGTATGAGTTGATGAACCAGACCATTGACCGGGTTGATCCCGGGTCAGGCGGGGTGATTTTTACCCCCTGGCTCCACGGCAACAGATCGCCCAGGGAAGATGCCCATGCCAGGGGGATGTTTTTTAATATCGGCCTTAATACGGGGAAAAAAGCCATGATCCGGGCAGTGGTCGAGGGGATTGCCTTTCATAAAAGATGGATGCTTGAGGCCATTGAACGAAAGGTGCCTCCCCAGAACACCCTGCGCCTGGTCGGGGGCGGCGCCAGATCAAAAATGCTTTGCCAGATTATGGCAGATGTTACAAAACACCAAATAAAGGTGCCTGAAGATCCTCAAAATGCAGGGGCGGCTGGGGCGGCCATTGTCTGTGCCATGGGGCTGAACGCCATCGGCTCTGTCGATCAGGCCAAACAGCTGATTCGGATCCAGTCTTCCCATTTGCCAAACCCTTCAGCCTCAAAGGTCTACGACCATATGTTTCCTGTGTTTAAAAAGCTTTACCAGAAAAATAAATCCTTGTTCCGGACACTTAACGCCTGA
- a CDS encoding TetR/AcrR family transcriptional regulator produces MALNHEQKKEKIIHAAGIVFSKKGFHQAKMDEIAQLAQVAKGTLYYNYSSKSKLFGATVTQGLNQIMTTIEKELESDLPFLLHFKSIVSTMIRLYIANGEVTQIYANEMSSGIDDQVRVEIKGVRHQFNTFIETLLKEGQEKGYLGPLPPHLSAMAIIGIIDSLCSHYLENPDQDSMDKIIETVFTILSAGLVSPKTP; encoded by the coding sequence ATGGCATTAAACCACGAGCAAAAAAAAGAAAAAATCATACATGCCGCAGGCATTGTCTTTTCCAAAAAAGGCTTTCACCAGGCCAAGATGGATGAAATTGCCCAATTGGCACAGGTGGCCAAGGGCACCCTTTACTATAATTATTCAAGCAAGTCCAAACTCTTTGGCGCCACAGTCACCCAGGGTCTGAACCAGATCATGACCACCATTGAAAAAGAGCTTGAATCAGACCTGCCCTTTTTGCTCCATTTTAAATCCATTGTTTCCACCATGATCCGCCTTTACATTGCCAATGGCGAAGTCACCCAAATCTATGCCAATGAAATGTCTTCGGGCATTGACGACCAGGTCAGGGTTGAGATCAAAGGGGTGCGTCACCAGTTTAACACCTTTATTGAAACCCTGCTCAAGGAGGGCCAGGAAAAAGGGTATTTAGGCCCCCTGCCCCCGCATCTCTCTGCCATGGCCATCATCGGCATCATTGATTCTTTGTGCAGCCATTACCTGGAAAACCCGGATCAGGACTCAATGGACAAGATCATTGAAACTGTTTTTACCATCCTTTCCGCAGGCCTGGTCTCCCCCAAAACCCCATAG
- a CDS encoding HAD family hydrolase — MQKLTSQYKNKNQKILKTPDNKGVSAAFFDVDNTLIQGDTQAMEAWFVLKQKKFAIKPVLCFFPVLAASVLARAGRCSLCRQNEIYLKTYTGRTRKSLAAQGRNLFDQVVSQRFFNHMLARIQAHKQRGDVIVLVSAATRHLLTPLAAVIHPDDIFCTELEFDPQGRCLGQALGKICIQERKKEIALFVAREKTLDLSASYAYSDHHSDIPLLACVGHPHAVNPTPKLKSHALKNNWPVLEKKDL, encoded by the coding sequence ATGCAAAAACTGACCAGTCAATACAAAAATAAAAATCAGAAAATTCTCAAAACCCCTGACAATAAAGGCGTGTCAGCCGCTTTTTTTGATGTGGACAATACCCTGATTCAGGGGGATACCCAGGCCATGGAAGCCTGGTTTGTGTTGAAGCAAAAAAAATTTGCCATAAAGCCTGTCCTATGTTTTTTCCCTGTACTGGCCGCCTCTGTTTTGGCAAGGGCAGGGAGGTGTTCCCTGTGCCGCCAGAATGAAATTTATTTAAAAACCTATACCGGCAGGACCCGAAAATCCCTTGCTGCCCAGGGCCGAAATTTGTTTGATCAGGTGGTGAGCCAGCGCTTTTTTAATCATATGCTTGCCCGAATCCAAGCCCACAAACAAAGAGGAGATGTCATTGTATTGGTCTCCGCTGCCACCAGACATCTTTTAACCCCTTTGGCCGCGGTTATTCATCCGGATGATATTTTTTGTACGGAACTTGAATTTGACCCCCAGGGCAGATGCCTGGGGCAGGCCCTGGGAAAAATCTGCATCCAGGAGAGGAAAAAAGAGATTGCCCTTTTTGTTGCCAGGGAGAAAACGCTTGATCTCAGTGCCTCTTATGCTTACTCAGACCATCATTCAGATATTCCCTTGCTGGCCTGTGTGGGCCATCCCCATGCCGTAAATCCCACCCCAAAGCTCAAATCCCATGCCCTGAAAAACAATTGGCCTGTGCTTGAAAAAAAGGATCTTTAA
- a CDS encoding IS256 family transposase yields the protein MTEENTEFDFQKALKGIQEGKPFTGKGGVLTSLIKNLAEAALEGELESHLGQEVSANRRNGKSKKTIKSLDGKFELETPRDRAGTFSPQIVKKHQTTLSDEIERKIIALYGLGMSYNDMASHLQEIYGLEISNATLSTITDKIIHTVKEWQARPLENVYPIVWLDAIHYKVRENGKVGSKAVYTILGVNIEGRKEILGLYISENEGANFWLQVLTDLSNRGVKDILIACVDGLKGLPEAIETIFPDTEVQLCVVHQIRNSLKYVGSKNKKEFMADLKRVYKAVNKDLVEEELDILENKWNDKYPIVIKSWRNNWERLSHFFKYPEEIRRIIYTTNTIEAVHRQFRKLTKTKGSFPNQNSLLKLLYMGIQNASKKWTMPIQNWSLTISQLAIFFEGRLDKELGI from the coding sequence ATGACCGAAGAAAACACCGAATTTGATTTTCAAAAAGCCCTTAAAGGCATCCAGGAAGGTAAACCCTTCACAGGTAAGGGCGGCGTCCTTACATCATTAATCAAAAATCTTGCTGAAGCTGCTCTTGAAGGAGAGTTGGAGTCCCATCTCGGGCAGGAAGTTTCTGCCAACCGCCGTAATGGAAAAAGCAAAAAGACCATTAAATCCCTGGATGGTAAATTTGAGCTGGAAACCCCGCGTGACAGGGCCGGAACCTTCTCTCCACAGATCGTCAAAAAACATCAGACAACGCTCAGCGATGAAATTGAAAGAAAGATAATAGCCCTTTACGGCCTGGGCATGAGTTATAATGATATGGCTTCCCATTTACAGGAAATCTATGGACTTGAGATTTCAAATGCCACTCTGAGCACCATTACCGATAAAATCATCCATACCGTCAAAGAATGGCAGGCCAGGCCGTTGGAAAATGTGTACCCAATCGTATGGCTTGATGCCATACATTATAAAGTACGAGAAAACGGAAAGGTCGGCAGCAAAGCCGTTTACACAATTCTTGGGGTGAATATCGAGGGCCGCAAAGAGATTCTTGGGCTGTACATATCCGAGAATGAGGGTGCGAACTTCTGGCTGCAGGTGTTAACAGACCTTTCAAACCGAGGGGTAAAAGATATCCTGATTGCCTGTGTTGATGGTCTAAAAGGTTTACCCGAGGCCATTGAGACCATATTCCCGGACACAGAAGTTCAACTCTGCGTAGTCCACCAGATCCGAAATTCATTGAAATACGTTGGTTCCAAAAATAAAAAGGAATTTATGGCAGATCTAAAACGTGTTTATAAAGCGGTCAATAAGGATCTGGTCGAAGAAGAACTGGATATCTTGGAAAATAAATGGAATGACAAATACCCGATTGTGATAAAATCCTGGCGGAACAACTGGGAACGCCTCAGTCATTTCTTTAAATATCCAGAAGAGATTCGACGGATAATATACACCACAAATACCATTGAGGCTGTGCATCGACAGTTTCGAAAACTGACCAAAACAAAGGGATCATTCCCGAACCAGAACAGCCTGTTAAAGCTGCTTTACATGGGGATCCAGAACGCCAGTAAAAAATGGACAATGCCGATTCAAAATTGGTCACTGACAATTTCCCAGTTGGCAATTTTCTTTGAAGGCCGGCTGGATAAAGAGCTGGGAATTTGA
- a CDS encoding ISL3 family transposase — protein sequence MSTSFIYHAFGLRDYFYKTTRFIGGIITFELIPKPEAVKCPECNSRSVTRKGIVTRDLRTIPVGSKPVILRTAIQRIWCSFCQFVRQIKLSFAQEGKSYTRAFERYVLELSQFMTIKDIAIHLRISWDTIKQIQKEDLLRRYRNIPLEKVRQIAIDEISIGKGHKYLTIVMDLESGRILHVGEGKGGEALKSFWTKVKISKAKIKAVSIDMSPAYLSAVIENLSGSAIVFDRFHVVKLFNEKLSDFRRKLYNLLANTGQQKLLKGVRWLLLKNPENLSDDKKEAQRLEEALKINQPLLVVYYMKEELRQIWNQKKKETAEKIVSNWINLANISKIPMLMKFAKTLAVHRQRILSYYDYRISTGPLEGTNNKIKTMKRKAYGYRDSEFFRLKLLDLHNKRYALIG from the coding sequence ATGTCCACAAGCTTCATATACCATGCCTTTGGCCTTCGTGACTACTTTTATAAAACAACGCGTTTCATCGGTGGAATAATCACTTTTGAACTCATACCAAAACCGGAGGCGGTAAAATGCCCGGAATGTAATTCCAGGTCCGTCACCAGGAAAGGGATTGTGACAAGAGATCTCAGAACAATACCGGTAGGTTCAAAACCCGTGATTCTCAGGACGGCTATCCAGAGAATTTGGTGTTCGTTCTGTCAATTTGTCCGGCAAATCAAACTATCCTTTGCCCAGGAGGGGAAAAGCTATACCCGGGCTTTTGAACGGTATGTCTTGGAGTTGTCTCAGTTCATGACAATCAAAGATATTGCCATCCATTTAAGGATCAGCTGGGATACGATAAAGCAGATCCAGAAAGAAGACCTGCTGAGGCGTTATCGAAATATCCCCCTTGAGAAAGTCCGGCAGATTGCCATAGATGAAATTTCCATAGGGAAAGGGCATAAATACTTGACCATCGTGATGGATCTGGAATCCGGTAGAATTCTGCACGTGGGAGAAGGAAAAGGTGGTGAAGCTTTGAAATCTTTTTGGACAAAAGTGAAAATATCGAAAGCAAAAATCAAAGCCGTCAGCATCGATATGTCCCCGGCATACTTGAGTGCTGTTATTGAAAATCTTTCTGGTTCAGCAATTGTCTTTGACAGATTTCATGTTGTTAAATTGTTCAATGAGAAACTGTCGGATTTCAGGCGAAAGCTCTACAACCTTCTTGCCAATACCGGGCAACAAAAACTTCTGAAGGGAGTCCGGTGGCTTTTGTTAAAAAATCCCGAAAACCTCAGTGATGACAAGAAGGAGGCCCAACGGTTAGAAGAAGCATTGAAAATAAATCAGCCGCTATTGGTAGTCTACTACATGAAAGAGGAACTCAGGCAAATATGGAATCAAAAGAAAAAAGAAACAGCTGAAAAGATAGTCAGCAATTGGATCAATCTGGCCAATATTTCCAAAATTCCAATGTTGATGAAATTTGCCAAGACCTTGGCTGTGCACAGGCAAAGAATCCTTTCATACTATGATTACAGGATATCTACAGGTCCTTTAGAAGGGACAAATAACAAGATAAAAACCATGAAACGGAAAGCTTATGGATACAGGGATTCGGAGTTTTTCAGGTTGAAACTTTTGGACCTTCACAATAAAAGGTACGCATTAATCGGATGA
- a CDS encoding MFS transporter translates to MQKNTTQIYEYRWVILLVYALITAVIQIQWLSFASVAREAKLFYNVSALSIDFLSLIFMGVFLIVCIPVSWVIDTLGLRTGLSIGAVLTGIFGLMKGLFPHNYTLVVIAQTGLAVTQPFILNAATKVAVQWFPLNERAIAVGIATLAQFVGIIIVMILTPLMIHTPTPGVYDLSSMLMTYGLISVASALILVVFLREKPAKAPEIFEPLERLGIAQSFGHIMAQRDMKYLFPLFFIGLGIFNAVSTCIDQICQQKGLTMEQTGIAGGIMLVAGILGALILPQFSDRLKKRRAFIILAMVGMTPGLAGLAFFNDYELLLSSSFVLGFFLLGAGAPVGFQYCAEITCPAPESISQGLLLFIGQVSGILFILFMNLAGMKTAMIIFVGLTLINIILSTALNESKTILAAREQKQ, encoded by the coding sequence ATACAAAAAAATACGACACAAATCTATGAATACCGATGGGTTATTCTTCTGGTTTATGCCCTGATCACCGCCGTGATCCAGATCCAATGGCTGAGCTTTGCCTCGGTGGCCAGAGAGGCAAAACTCTTTTACAATGTCTCTGCCCTGTCCATTGATTTTCTCTCTTTAATCTTCATGGGCGTATTTTTAATTGTCTGCATTCCAGTCTCCTGGGTCATTGACACCCTTGGCCTGCGTACGGGCCTGAGTATCGGTGCGGTACTGACCGGGATATTCGGGCTCATGAAAGGCCTATTTCCCCACAACTATACTCTGGTGGTCATTGCCCAGACCGGCCTGGCCGTGACCCAGCCCTTTATCCTCAACGCTGCCACCAAGGTGGCGGTTCAATGGTTTCCCCTCAATGAAAGGGCCATTGCTGTTGGCATTGCCACCCTGGCTCAATTTGTGGGCATCATCATTGTGATGATCCTCACCCCATTGATGATCCACACCCCAACCCCCGGGGTCTATGATCTTTCGTCCATGCTCATGACCTACGGCCTGATCTCAGTTGCCAGCGCCCTTATCCTGGTGGTTTTTCTCAGGGAAAAACCGGCCAAAGCCCCGGAAATATTTGAACCGCTGGAACGGCTGGGCATCGCCCAAAGCTTTGGCCACATCATGGCCCAAAGGGATATGAAATACCTCTTCCCCCTGTTTTTCATCGGCCTTGGCATCTTTAATGCCGTTTCCACCTGCATCGACCAGATCTGCCAGCAAAAAGGGCTGACCATGGAACAGACAGGAATTGCAGGCGGAATCATGCTGGTGGCCGGCATCCTCGGGGCCCTGATCCTGCCCCAGTTTTCAGACCGGCTGAAAAAAAGGCGGGCCTTTATCATCCTGGCCATGGTTGGAATGACCCCCGGGCTTGCAGGCCTGGCCTTTTTCAACGACTATGAACTATTGCTGAGTTCTTCATTTGTCCTGGGGTTTTTTCTTCTCGGCGCAGGGGCACCTGTAGGGTTCCAGTATTGCGCGGAAATCACCTGCCCGGCACCGGAATCCATATCCCAGGGCCTGCTTTTGTTCATCGGCCAGGTTTCGGGCATTTTATTTATCCTGTTCATGAACCTGGCAGGCATGAAAACGGCCATGATCATTTTCGTGGGGCTGACCCTGATTAATATCATCTTAAGCACTGCCCTGAATGAATCCAAAACCATCCTGGCCGCCAGAGAGCAGAAGCAATGA
- a CDS encoding phosphonoacetaldehyde hydrolase: MSLSVSKNRYSGPVQAVVLDWAGTVVDHGCMGPAAVFVEVFKERGIEISAQEARKFMGVEKKEHIQKLCALDSVSKAWQEKYGALPGQIEVDKLYERTARLMGEAICKHGDLIGGVVPTVQALRDMDIKIGSSTGYVKEMMDVLVPIARDKGYAPDAVFCSSDVPQGRPFPWMCYLNAIALGVYPMAAMVKVGDTIADIQEGLNAGMWTVGITRTGNEMGLTLEDLEVLDPGVRRAKIQTITKAFKAANAHYVLEQAGDLLPVIQEINRRLAHGEMPPGVC; the protein is encoded by the coding sequence ATGAGTCTGTCTGTCAGCAAAAACAGGTATTCAGGCCCTGTTCAGGCCGTTGTTTTGGACTGGGCCGGCACAGTGGTGGATCACGGGTGCATGGGGCCTGCCGCCGTATTTGTGGAGGTGTTCAAAGAACGGGGTATTGAGATCAGCGCCCAGGAGGCCCGTAAATTTATGGGGGTTGAGAAAAAAGAACATATTCAAAAATTGTGCGCCCTGGACTCGGTCTCAAAGGCCTGGCAGGAAAAATACGGGGCTTTGCCCGGGCAAATTGAGGTGGATAAACTTTATGAAAGAACGGCGCGGCTTATGGGGGAAGCCATTTGCAAACATGGGGATCTTATTGGCGGAGTTGTCCCGACGGTCCAGGCCCTAAGGGATATGGACATAAAAATCGGTTCCTCCACAGGATATGTCAAAGAGATGATGGATGTGCTGGTGCCCATTGCCCGGGATAAAGGATATGCTCCGGATGCTGTTTTTTGTTCTTCTGATGTGCCCCAGGGAAGGCCCTTTCCCTGGATGTGCTACCTTAACGCCATAGCCCTTGGGGTATACCCCATGGCGGCCATGGTCAAAGTCGGGGATACCATTGCTGATATTCAAGAAGGTCTGAATGCGGGCATGTGGACCGTGGGCATTACCAGGACCGGCAATGAAATGGGATTGACCCTGGAAGATCTCGAGGTCCTGGATCCTGGGGTGCGCAGGGCTAAAATTCAAACGATTACAAAGGCGTTCAAGGCTGCCAATGCCCATTATGTGCTTGAGCAGGCCGGGGATCTATTGCCCGTGATCCAGGAGATCAACCGTCGTCTGGCCCATGGTGAAATGCCCCCCGGGGTCTGCTGA
- a CDS encoding Hpt domain-containing protein: protein MPVVNIDELNEIMGNDAELIQECFADFLVEYPGMIKAIKTAIETEQFVEIDNNAHKIKGSLKYLAADAAANAAYTIEKAGQSQDLEGIDEKLAMLEAECQKVILFIDECPF, encoded by the coding sequence ATGCCGGTTGTCAACATTGATGAACTCAACGAAATCATGGGCAATGATGCCGAACTTATCCAGGAATGCTTTGCCGATTTTCTCGTGGAATACCCGGGCATGATCAAAGCGATCAAAACCGCCATAGAGACAGAGCAGTTTGTGGAAATTGACAACAATGCCCACAAGATCAAAGGCTCGCTTAAATACCTGGCTGCCGATGCCGCAGCCAATGCCGCATATACCATTGAAAAAGCAGGTCAAAGCCAGGACCTGGAAGGCATTGATGAAAAACTGGCCATGCTTGAAGCCGAATGCCAAAAGGTGATTTTGTTCATAGATGAATGCCCTTTTTAA
- a CDS encoding ABC transporter substrate-binding protein, translating into MAVDPNIKIVVADDSGTMRIMFKQILGKAGFTNLVMAVNGADGIEKVKAEKPDLVISDWNMPQMDGLEFLQALRATEEFKSLPFIMATAQSDKGQQMLIMDAGGNAHCPKPFDEAQITTAIKKAFSGGAGETQRVKKQRSTIGGRVELNVAHIQITDHLALGALKHRIDIGEVEPEHFDLTTSLKNGWNPIQEGLENGEIDCAFVLAPIAMDLFAYDSPIKLVLFAHKNGSTFVRSRHYDYRFDSLQSFYKYKVVDIPHKMSVHHMLAHKFLKELGLKPGVPGKKAINVRFEVVPPIKMPEIMKENEDVAGFMVAEPVATKAIKGEIGNLEFYSANRWEDHPCCVVAMQEDFIQDHPEAAQEFVSLLVETGEYIENDKNRAAQIAVKFLDPQGKMGLNPQVLQNVFSQPMAIRWDGLYPEARDLDVIQKYMHDVMEIGKIIDLDSFIENSFANTAYNI; encoded by the coding sequence ATGGCGGTAGATCCAAACATTAAAATTGTTGTGGCTGACGATTCTGGAACCATGCGGATCATGTTCAAACAAATCCTGGGAAAAGCCGGTTTCACCAACCTTGTCATGGCAGTGAACGGGGCAGACGGAATCGAAAAGGTCAAGGCGGAAAAACCAGATCTTGTCATCTCAGACTGGAACATGCCCCAGATGGACGGCCTTGAATTTCTCCAGGCCCTCAGGGCCACGGAGGAATTTAAATCTCTGCCTTTTATCATGGCCACAGCCCAGTCGGATAAGGGCCAGCAGATGCTCATCATGGATGCCGGCGGTAATGCCCACTGCCCCAAGCCCTTTGACGAGGCCCAAATCACCACGGCCATTAAAAAGGCCTTTTCAGGGGGAGCCGGTGAGACCCAGCGGGTGAAAAAACAAAGATCCACCATTGGCGGACGGGTGGAACTGAATGTGGCCCATATCCAGATTACCGACCACCTGGCTTTGGGTGCTCTAAAGCACAGAATTGACATAGGAGAGGTGGAACCCGAACATTTTGATTTGACCACCAGTCTCAAGAACGGATGGAACCCTATCCAGGAAGGCCTTGAAAACGGAGAAATTGACTGCGCCTTTGTGCTTGCCCCCATTGCCATGGATCTCTTTGCCTATGATTCCCCCATCAAACTGGTATTATTTGCCCACAAAAACGGTTCAACCTTTGTCAGGTCCAGGCATTACGACTACAGGTTTGATTCCCTTCAAAGCTTTTACAAGTATAAGGTCGTGGATATCCCCCATAAAATGAGCGTCCACCATATGCTGGCCCACAAATTTTTAAAGGAACTGGGACTTAAACCCGGAGTGCCGGGTAAAAAAGCCATTAATGTACGATTTGAGGTGGTTCCCCCCATTAAAATGCCCGAAATCATGAAAGAAAACGAGGATGTGGCAGGATTCATGGTGGCCGAACCCGTGGCCACAAAAGCCATTAAAGGGGAGATCGGCAATCTGGAATTTTATTCTGCCAACCGGTGGGAAGACCATCCCTGCTGTGTTGTGGCCATGCAGGAAGATTTTATCCAGGATCATCCGGAAGCGGCCCAGGAATTTGTCTCCCTGCTGGTGGAAACGGGCGAATACATTGAAAACGATAAAAACAGGGCCGCCCAGATAGCGGTTAAGTTTCTGGATCCCCAGGGAAAAATGGGGCTCAATCCCCAGGTATTGCAAAATGTTTTTTCCCAGCCCATGGCCATCCGCTGGGACGGCCTTTATCCCGAAGCCCGGGATTTGGATGTAATTCAAAAATACATGCACGATGTTATGGAAATCGGGAAAATCATCGACCTTGACAGCTTTATAGAAAACAGCTTTGCCAATACAGCCTATAATATCTAA
- a CDS encoding ABC transporter substrate-binding protein encodes MSLGPKIKPHVSRRSFLKTAAAAATAAACAPLIMPGKVLGKKPPIKLGYLPITDATPLLVAHSLGYFAQEGLEVERPVMVRSWKVLSESFLAGKFNLTHMLFPIPVWMRFKQGVPVKVLAWDHTNGSAVTVRGDSPIHQFKDLGGRQVAVPSWYSMHNLLMQMGLSAQGLTPVIQPQSAPLAPHETNLFILPPPDMPTALLGKKIDAFIVADPFNALSQEKFSARIMRYSGDMWKNHPCCVIVTHENLIRQDRARVQKAMNAIVRAQACCMKNPKETAHLLSRDGEGYLPLPEKVLARVFVHPKKTELTHPDWEVERIGFQPYPFPSATKFIVDQMKKTRVEGNTQFLSGLDANAAAKELVDDSFVLKALDKTGGIRQFGHFDMEKPFVREEIVEII; translated from the coding sequence ATGTCTTTAGGTCCCAAGATCAAACCCCATGTATCCCGCCGGTCATTTTTAAAGACCGCGGCAGCAGCGGCAACGGCAGCGGCCTGTGCGCCTTTGATCATGCCCGGAAAAGTGCTTGGAAAAAAGCCGCCCATAAAATTGGGATATCTGCCCATCACCGATGCCACCCCTTTGCTTGTGGCCCATAGCCTTGGGTATTTTGCCCAGGAAGGCCTTGAGGTTGAACGCCCGGTAATGGTGAGATCCTGGAAGGTGCTCAGCGAATCCTTTCTAGCCGGAAAATTCAACCTCACCCACATGCTTTTTCCCATTCCCGTGTGGATGCGGTTTAAACAGGGCGTCCCGGTCAAGGTCCTGGCCTGGGACCACACCAACGGCTCTGCCGTAACGGTCCGGGGCGATTCCCCAATTCATCAGTTCAAAGACCTTGGCGGACGTCAGGTGGCCGTTCCCTCATGGTATTCCATGCACAATCTGCTCATGCAGATGGGTCTGAGCGCCCAGGGACTGACCCCGGTGATCCAGCCCCAATCCGCTCCCCTGGCCCCCCATGAAACCAACCTTTTTATCCTGCCCCCACCGGACATGCCCACGGCATTGCTGGGTAAAAAAATTGACGCCTTTATTGTGGCTGACCCCTTTAACGCCCTGTCCCAGGAAAAATTTTCAGCCAGGATCATGCGTTATTCAGGAGATATGTGGAAAAACCACCCCTGCTGTGTTATCGTAACCCATGAAAACCTGATCCGACAGGACCGGGCAAGGGTTCAAAAAGCAATGAACGCCATTGTCCGGGCCCAGGCCTGTTGCATGAAGAACCCAAAAGAGACCGCCCATTTACTCAGCAGGGATGGAGAAGGATACTTGCCCTTGCCGGAAAAAGTGCTGGCCCGGGTCTTTGTTCATCCGAAAAAAACAGAACTGACTCACCCGGATTGGGAGGTGGAAAGAATCGGATTTCAGCCCTATCCCTTTCCCTCTGCCACAAAATTCATAGTGGATCAGATGAAAAAAACACGGGTGGAGGGGAATACACAATTTTTATCAGGCCTTGATGCCAATGCCGCAGCAAAAGAACTGGTGGATGACTCCTTTGTTCTAAAAGCGCTGGACAAAACCGGAGGGATCAGGCAATTTGGCCATTTTGATATGGAAAAACCATTTGTCAGGGAAGAAATCGTTGAAATCATTTAA